In Myxococcus stipitatus, the following are encoded in one genomic region:
- a CDS encoding exodeoxyribonuclease III, producing MKIATWNVNSVRARQERLLEWLKSAQPDVLCLQELKCTEDDFPMEAVREVGYHAAVHGQKTYNGVAILAKEEPRDVVKGLSDGVDDTHARLIAATVGGIRVVSAYAPNGQSVDSPQYEYKLQWYDRLRRYLDTRHKPDEALVLGGDWNVAPADIDTYDPKEWEGQTLCTVKERDALQRLCAFGVSDAYRKLYPDTQRFSWWDYRMLAFPKNRGLRIDHLYVSAPLVPRLTGADTDREARKGKQPSDHAPVWMELRD from the coding sequence CTCGGTGCGGGCCCGTCAGGAGCGGCTGCTCGAGTGGCTGAAGAGCGCGCAGCCGGATGTGCTGTGCCTTCAGGAGCTGAAGTGCACGGAGGACGATTTCCCGATGGAGGCCGTTCGTGAGGTCGGCTACCACGCGGCGGTCCACGGGCAGAAGACCTACAACGGCGTGGCCATCCTCGCGAAGGAGGAGCCGCGCGACGTGGTGAAGGGGCTGTCGGACGGCGTGGATGACACGCACGCGCGCCTCATCGCCGCGACGGTGGGCGGCATCCGCGTGGTGAGCGCCTACGCGCCCAACGGGCAGTCGGTGGACTCGCCCCAGTACGAGTACAAGCTTCAGTGGTACGACCGGCTGCGGCGCTACCTGGACACGCGGCACAAGCCCGACGAGGCGCTGGTGCTCGGGGGTGACTGGAACGTGGCGCCCGCGGACATCGACACCTACGACCCGAAGGAGTGGGAGGGGCAGACGCTCTGCACGGTGAAGGAGCGCGACGCGCTCCAGCGGCTGTGTGCCTTCGGGGTGTCGGATGCGTACCGGAAGCTCTACCCCGACACCCAGCGCTTCTCGTGGTGGGACTACCGGATGTTGGCCTTCCCGAAGAACCGGGGCCTGCGCATCGACCACCTGTACGTGTCCGCGCCGCTGGTGCCGCGATTGACGGGGGCGGACACGGACCGGGAGGCTCGCAAGGGCAAGCAGCCCTCGGACCATGCGCCGGTGTGGATGGAACTTCGGGACTGA
- a CDS encoding alpha/beta hydrolase produces MRKRVGLWQWMVCVGLGMFVAGCATVGSTPPVAGEPVPAHQDFVLASAKLKEDRRITVYLPPGYDAATAARFPVLYMPDGGLQEDFPHVASAVDAAIRAGEVRPLLVVGIENTVRKRDMTGPSTIPRDLEWVPGAGGSAAFRDFIRDELIPEVEKRYRVTGERAIIGESLAGLFIMETFFLQPEMFGTYLALSPSLWWNNEALVREAGARLASRADLRAALFVSSANETEDIVPAVARLREVLRASAPPGLKWEVDPRPDLRHDNIYRSSAPAVLRKWLPPVAAEAGR; encoded by the coding sequence ATGCGCAAGCGTGTTGGGCTGTGGCAGTGGATGGTGTGCGTGGGGCTGGGGATGTTCGTCGCGGGCTGCGCGACCGTGGGGAGCACGCCTCCCGTCGCGGGCGAGCCGGTGCCCGCGCATCAGGACTTCGTGCTCGCGTCCGCGAAGCTGAAGGAGGACCGCCGCATCACCGTGTATCTACCTCCGGGGTACGACGCGGCGACGGCGGCTCGCTTCCCGGTGCTCTACATGCCGGATGGCGGGCTCCAGGAGGACTTCCCGCACGTGGCCAGCGCGGTGGACGCTGCGATTCGCGCGGGAGAGGTCAGGCCGCTGCTCGTGGTGGGCATCGAGAACACGGTGCGCAAGCGCGACATGACGGGGCCCTCCACGATTCCCAGGGACCTGGAGTGGGTGCCCGGCGCGGGGGGCTCGGCGGCGTTCCGGGACTTCATCCGCGACGAGCTGATTCCCGAGGTGGAGAAGCGCTACCGCGTGACGGGTGAGCGGGCCATCATCGGTGAGTCGCTCGCGGGGCTGTTCATCATGGAGACGTTCTTCCTCCAGCCGGAGATGTTCGGCACGTACCTCGCGCTGAGCCCGAGCCTCTGGTGGAACAACGAGGCGCTGGTGCGTGAAGCGGGTGCCCGTCTCGCGAGCCGCGCGGACCTGCGCGCGGCGCTGTTCGTGTCCTCGGCGAATGAGACGGAGGACATCGTCCCCGCCGTGGCGCGGCTGCGAGAGGTCCTTCGCGCGAGTGCCCCTCCGGGATTGAAGTGGGAGGTCGACCCCCGCCCGGACCTGCGCCACGACAACATCTACCGCTCGTCCGCGCCCGCGGTGCTGCGCAAGTGGTTGCCGCCCGTGGCCGCCGAGGCGGGGCGGTAG
- a CDS encoding PHB depolymerase family esterase, protein MPRSLPLDLPAPLMLLLHGSKGNARQMLEVMQPLAESEGILLLIPESRGPTWDDKMGRHGEDLAFIDGALAHVFSRHAVARERISVAGFSAGASYALALGILNGDLFSRILAFSPAFVHADEPRGVPAIFIAHGDQDLALPVEESGRRIVAELRAAGFGVHYLEFSGGHSMPVEVVRAAARWLRETPPSVNLP, encoded by the coding sequence GTGCCTCGCTCCCTCCCATTGGACCTGCCCGCGCCGCTGATGCTGTTGCTGCACGGCTCGAAGGGCAACGCCCGCCAGATGCTGGAGGTGATGCAGCCACTGGCGGAGTCGGAAGGCATCCTCCTGCTCATCCCCGAGTCGCGGGGCCCGACCTGGGACGACAAGATGGGGCGGCACGGCGAGGACCTGGCCTTCATCGATGGTGCCCTGGCGCACGTCTTCTCCCGTCATGCGGTCGCGCGTGAGCGCATCAGCGTGGCGGGGTTCTCCGCGGGCGCGTCCTATGCGCTGGCGCTGGGAATCCTCAACGGGGACCTGTTCTCCCGCATCCTCGCCTTCTCTCCCGCGTTCGTTCACGCGGACGAGCCCCGGGGCGTTCCGGCCATCTTCATCGCGCATGGTGACCAGGACCTGGCGCTTCCCGTGGAGGAGAGCGGCAGGCGCATCGTCGCGGAGCTGCGCGCGGCGGGCTTCGGGGTGCACTATCTCGAGTTCTCCGGAGGGCATTCGATGCCCGTCGAGGTGGTCCGCGCCGCCGCCAGGTGGCTTCGCGAGACACCTCCATCGGTGAACCTTCCGTAG
- a CDS encoding GMC oxidoreductase — protein MDCDWLIIGSGFGGSVSALRLTEKGYRVVMLEKGRRLGPAEFPKTNWDLRRWLWMPRLGWRGLFKMTFFRHVTVLSGVGVGGGSLVYANTLPIPKDDFFEASSWGHLAHWKQELSEHYLTARRMLGATVNPLSTVPDQVLAQVGQDIGRSDFQPTTVAVYFGEPGVTVKDPYFGGEGPERTGCIACGGCMLGCRHGAKNTLDRNYLYLAEKRGLSLHADTEATWVRPLPGGGYEVDARQGSGWLPRRALRFSARNVIFAGGVLGTLDLLLRLKERPEGLPLLSERLGDGVRTNSEALVGVVSGRKEHDLSKGIAIGSILHTDERSHLEPVRYPEGSGFFRLLMAPQVRGARMLSRMARLVGLLVRHPLRFLRAWFVPNFAQRTLILLYMRTLEGHLRMRRKRGLTTGLRKGLTTGLQAGPAPTANMPEAFDLAHRVADKLDGYPMTMVSETVLGIPTTAHILGGCCMGDSAETGVIDSRHRVFGYPGLYVVDGSAISANPGVNPSLTITALAERAMTFIPQARAADEEAPSGEMAPLSRVKR, from the coding sequence ATGGATTGCGACTGGCTCATCATCGGCTCGGGCTTTGGCGGAAGCGTCAGTGCGCTGCGGTTGACCGAGAAGGGCTACCGCGTGGTGATGCTGGAGAAGGGCCGGAGGCTGGGGCCCGCTGAGTTTCCGAAGACGAACTGGGACCTGCGGCGCTGGCTGTGGATGCCCCGGCTGGGTTGGCGGGGGCTCTTCAAGATGACGTTCTTCCGCCACGTCACCGTGCTGTCCGGCGTGGGCGTGGGCGGAGGCTCGCTCGTCTACGCGAACACCCTGCCCATCCCGAAGGACGACTTCTTCGAGGCCTCCTCCTGGGGCCATCTCGCGCACTGGAAGCAGGAGCTGTCCGAGCACTACCTCACCGCGAGGCGGATGCTCGGCGCCACCGTCAATCCCCTCTCCACGGTGCCTGACCAGGTGCTCGCGCAGGTGGGGCAGGACATCGGCCGTTCGGACTTCCAGCCCACCACGGTGGCCGTGTACTTCGGCGAGCCGGGTGTCACCGTGAAGGACCCCTACTTCGGCGGGGAAGGGCCGGAGCGCACCGGCTGCATCGCCTGCGGCGGCTGCATGTTGGGCTGCAGGCACGGCGCGAAGAACACGCTGGACCGCAACTACCTCTACCTCGCGGAGAAGCGAGGCCTGTCGCTGCACGCCGACACCGAGGCGACGTGGGTGCGTCCGCTTCCGGGAGGAGGCTATGAGGTGGACGCGCGCCAGGGCTCGGGCTGGCTGCCCCGGAGGGCGCTGCGCTTCTCCGCGCGCAACGTCATCTTCGCCGGCGGAGTCCTGGGCACCCTCGACCTGTTGCTGCGGCTCAAGGAGCGCCCGGAGGGACTTCCTCTGCTGTCCGAGCGTCTGGGCGATGGGGTGCGCACCAACTCCGAGGCCCTGGTGGGCGTCGTCAGCGGGCGCAAGGAGCATGACCTCTCCAAGGGCATCGCCATCGGCTCCATCCTGCACACCGATGAGCGCTCCCACCTGGAGCCCGTCCGCTATCCGGAGGGCTCGGGGTTCTTCCGGCTGCTGATGGCGCCGCAGGTGCGCGGGGCGAGGATGCTCTCGCGCATGGCGAGGCTCGTGGGGCTGCTCGTCCGGCACCCGCTGCGCTTCCTCAGGGCGTGGTTCGTTCCGAACTTCGCGCAGCGGACCTTGATTCTCCTCTACATGCGCACGCTCGAAGGTCATCTGCGCATGCGGCGCAAGCGCGGGCTGACCACGGGGCTTCGCAAGGGCCTCACGACGGGACTTCAAGCCGGCCCCGCGCCCACCGCCAACATGCCCGAGGCGTTCGACCTGGCCCATCGTGTCGCGGACAAACTGGACGGCTACCCGATGACGATGGTGAGCGAGACGGTGCTGGGCATCCCCACGACGGCGCACATCCTCGGCGGCTGTTGCATGGGGGACTCGGCGGAGACAGGGGTCATCGACTCGCGGCACCGCGTCTTCGGCTACCCGGGCCTGTACGTGGTGGACGGCTCGGCCATCTCCGCGAACCCGGGTGTCAACCCCTCGCTCACCATCACCGCGCTCGCCGAGCGCGCCATGACGTTCATCCCTCAAGCGAGGGCGGCGGATGAAGAGGCGCCATCCGGTGAGATGGCGCCCTTGTCGCGAGTGAAGCGCTGA
- a CDS encoding OmpA family protein: MKLKALCIAVSLLAVPGVAAAQSPLDSLKKAAGDAGKASVEKRVNTKLTDEAKKNQCSFKTGTAELAPGCDSKLKKLANALVDAKKQLTAAGVKSYKFEVSGHTDSTGDAAKNKKLSEERAEAIVKELVSRGIERSEINAVGFGSERPLVKPDNTEAKKAKNRRYELQVRL, translated from the coding sequence ATGAAGCTCAAGGCGTTGTGCATCGCCGTGTCGCTGCTCGCCGTCCCGGGCGTGGCCGCCGCGCAGAGCCCCCTCGATTCGCTCAAGAAGGCCGCGGGCGACGCGGGCAAGGCCTCCGTCGAGAAGCGGGTCAACACCAAGCTGACCGATGAGGCGAAGAAGAACCAGTGCAGCTTCAAGACGGGCACCGCCGAGCTGGCCCCGGGCTGCGACTCGAAGCTCAAGAAGCTGGCCAACGCGCTCGTCGACGCCAAGAAGCAGCTCACCGCCGCGGGCGTGAAGAGCTACAAGTTCGAGGTCTCCGGCCACACCGACTCCACCGGTGACGCCGCCAAGAACAAGAAGCTCAGCGAGGAGCGCGCCGAGGCCATCGTCAAGGAGCTGGTCTCGCGCGGCATCGAGCGCAGCGAAATCAACGCGGTGGGCTTCGGCTCCGAGCGCCCCCTGGTGAAGCCGGACAACACCGAGGCCAAGAAGGCCAAGAACCGCCGCTACGAGCTGCAGGTCCGCCTGTAA